One window of the Tachypleus tridentatus isolate NWPU-2018 chromosome 10, ASM421037v1, whole genome shotgun sequence genome contains the following:
- the LOC143227874 gene encoding uncharacterized protein LOC143227874, protein MCMFPCLSDENSGDDSPKLGKVRRRIHLTPEVEEGLSRMPFEVDQMKENHEEEMEKLKKDYERTLTEVENSYRNRITELESQLLKQADLVKDDMDFSLDGSVQMDTLVQRLQEELDEQRNTVETLKVQMQQQVEEVKRKFKEEIQTKEEILSRKEDEIKSIRAQLTSLLSQKDEELNRQIKMNKQLESQKHDLEKKMDKVTLSCLEKEQTATSWESSKNSLSSHDMVKNFSSNPNTISTDLNSIIDS, encoded by the exons ATGTGTATGTTTCCTTGTCTTTCAGATGAAAATTCTGGAGATGATAGCCCCAAACTTGGTAAAGTAAGAAGAAGAATTCACCTGACACCAGAAGTTGAAGAAG GTTTATCAAGGATGCCATTTGAAGTGGACCAGATGAAAGAGAATCATGAAGAGGAAATGGAGAAATTAAAGAAAGACTATGAAAGAACTTTAACAGAAGTTGAAAATTCTTATAGAAATAGAATCACAGAACTGGAATCTCAACTCCTAAAACAAGCTGACCTGGTGAAGGATGACATGGACTTCAGTTTGGATGGTTCTGTCCAGATGGACACATTGGTACAGAGGTTGCAGGAAGAACTGGATGAACAACGAAATACTGTGGAAACTTTAAAAGTCCAGATGCAGCAACAGGTGGAAGAAGTGAAGAGGAAGTTTAAAGAGGAGATCCAAACCAAAGAAGAAATTCTTTCTAGGAAAGAAGATGAAATTAAAAGCATAAGGGCTCAGCTTACATCTCTGCTGAGTCAAAAAGACGAAGAGCTGAACAgacaaattaaaatgaacaaacaGCTTGAAAGCCAGAAGCATGACCTGGAAAAGAAAATGGACAAAGTGACTTTAAGTTGCTTAGAAAAAGAACAGACAGCAACATCTTGGGAAAGTTCAAAAAATAGCTTAAGTAGTCATGACATGGTAAAAAACTTTTCAAGTAACCCAAACACAATCAGCACAGATTTGAATTCAATCATTGACTCCTAA